The Streptomyces durmitorensis genome contains the following window.
CCGCTTGGGCGAACGCAAAGAAGGCGAACGCAACGAAAAGCAGAATCCCCGTCATCCAGATATAGATGGGGAGAGTCTGCCCTCGGTCGCTTCGCAGAGATAGGCGTGCTGTCACCCGCCGATGACGTCGCCCACCGCGTTGCCGATTGCGGTGGAGATCTTGTTGTCCAGGGCCAAGCTGTCGATCAGCGTATAGATCCCCGCGATAAGAATCATGAGCCCCGCATACTCCACAAACCCAGCCCCCGCATCCCGCTCCCTCCCCCGAACCCGGGAAGTCACGGTCACGGTCCAGTCCACCCAGACTCTGAGTACGCGATCTTTCAGCACGACGGCCCCTTCTCTCCCACCCGATACACGCACACGCACACGCACCGCTGGCGCAACCAATTCCGACGCCGCTGTCGTCATAGGCAACGTACGCGAGATCATGTGACCCAACAGCCACTCTCCGCAACCAATGCCGTTTGTGACGCGCAAGTTGGCGAGTTCCCTTCCCCGGCGGCGAAGTCATCACGCACCCCGGAGGCGTGCGGCAGTGGTGCGTGACCGGATCGTCGGCGGTTCAATGCGTTCCACGACTTCCCCTCCCGCGAATACCGTGAACTCGGCTTTTGCAAAGGCTGGTTGGGGCGAGTGGGGCTGACCAGCCCCGGCAGGGGCCACCCCCGGGGTCAATCCGCCCTTCCCGTCCTCGGGGTGACTGTCCCACACTGGGTTGCAGCCGCGAAGAGTTTTCGCTGACTGGCTTGATACCTGCTCCGGCCGCGAGGCCCACCGCACCGTTCATCGCCACCCTCACTTCCCCAGGATCGAGCCGAAGTCCGAACCCGAGCCCAGGAACATGCCCGCCGCGATCAGAATCATCGTGGCCGGAAGCATGAAGACCAGCGTCACCATCGTTGCCTTGGGGATCGTCTTGGCCGCCCTGCGGCGCGAGTTCTGCGCGTCCGTGCGCCTCATGTCCGTGGCGAGCTGGATCAGCGTGTCCGCGATGGGCGAGCCCAGTTCCTCGCCCTGCTGGAGGGCCGAGACGAACTGTGAGACCTGTTCCGACGCGTTCCTGCGGCGCAGTTCGTCGAACGCCTGGCGGCGGCTGACTCCCATGTCCATCTGGCGCAGGGTGATGCGTAGTTCGTCCGCCCACGGGCCCTCGTAGCGTTCCGCGACCCGGTCCAGTGCCTGGCGGAAGCCCAGACCCGCCGACACCACCACTGCGAGTACGTCCAGGAAGTCCGGCAGCGTGCGGTCGATGACCTCGCGGCGCTCCCGTATCGCCTGCCAGATCAGCGCGTCCGCCGCCGTCACGCCGAAGGCGAACGTGAGCAGGCCGAAGAGCGAGGAGCCGTTCGAGAGGAAGACCAGGCCCATCACGAGGCCGAAGATGCCGTAGACCGCCCTGCGCGCCGCATAGCGGTCGATCGTCAGGCCTCCCGGGTTTCCCGCCATGTCGATCCTGCGGCGCTTGGCGTCCACCCGTTTCGGGCCCATCAGGCGCAGGACCAGCGGCGCGAAGCGCATGCCGATGCGGTCCACCGCCGAGCCCGCCGTCGAGACACGGGTGGCCCCGACCTCCAGGGCGATCGCCAGGTCCGAGGGGAGCTTCGCCTCCGCGCGGTACATGCGTACGCCTTGGCAGACGCCCGCCACCGCGAGTCCCATCACCGCTGCCAGAGCCAGTGCCAGCAACTTGGCTCCCCCTCCTTTCAGGTTGGGTTGGTTTTTCTAGACTTCGATCTTGCCCAGGCGTCTGATCACGAAGAAGCCCACCGCGTACAGGCCCAGCGCGATCAGGATCAGCATCTGGCCCATCGGTGAGCCCGTCACCCTTGCCAGCGCTCCCTCATTGGAGGAGTTGATCAGGAGCAGGGAGCCCAGGCCCAGGAGCGGGACCGTGAACGCCGTCGCGTGGACCTCCGAGAGCATCGTGCGGACCTCCCTGCGGGTCTCCTTGCGGTCCTCCAGGGTCTGGGTGAGGTTCCGGAGGGAGTTCACCACCGAGCCGCCCGCCTTGTTGGAGAGCACCAATGTCGTGACGAGGACCATCAGTTCGCGGGACGGGAGGCGTTCGGCCAGTTCGCCCAGCGTGTCGTCGATCGAACGGCCCAGTGTCAACTGGTCTGCCACCATGGAGAGTTCCTCGCCTGCTGGGGCTTCCAGTTCCTCCGCCGCCATCGCGAGTGATGTGCGTAGTGCCAGGCCCGCCGCCGTCGCGTTCGCTAGGATGCGGGCCACGTCCGGGAGTTGGTTGATGAAGGCCTCGATGCGCTTCTGGCGTTGCCAGTTGAGGAAGACGACCGCGCTCCAGACCGCCACGATGCCCGCGATCGGGCCGAAGAACGGGGCAAGGGTCGCCGCCGCCATCAGCCAGAGCGCGGCGACGACCGCCACGACGTAGACGAAGAACTCGCCTGCCGTCAGGTCGAGTCCCGTCGCCGACAGGCGCAGGTGGATGGAG
Protein-coding sequences here:
- a CDS encoding type II secretion system F family protein; amino-acid sequence: MENQAALLALGATILTGTLAVAGIHAYASGRAQRQALVDRLSIGPGTGDAGHRGRRFTAVDRRLRRTRLGRSIHLRLSATGLDLTAGEFFVYVVAVVAALWLMAAATLAPFFGPIAGIVAVWSAVVFLNWQRQKRIEAFINQLPDVARILANATAAGLALRTSLAMAAEELEAPAGEELSMVADQLTLGRSIDDTLGELAERLPSRELMVLVTTLVLSNKAGGSVVNSLRNLTQTLEDRKETRREVRTMLSEVHATAFTVPLLGLGSLLLINSSNEGALARVTGSPMGQMLILIALGLYAVGFFVIRRLGKIEV
- a CDS encoding DUF5936 domain-containing protein; its protein translation is MLALALAAVMGLAVAGVCQGVRMYRAEAKLPSDLAIALEVGATRVSTAGSAVDRIGMRFAPLVLRLMGPKRVDAKRRRIDMAGNPGGLTIDRYAARRAVYGIFGLVMGLVFLSNGSSLFGLLTFAFGVTAADALIWQAIRERREVIDRTLPDFLDVLAVVVSAGLGFRQALDRVAERYEGPWADELRITLRQMDMGVSRRQAFDELRRRNASEQVSQFVSALQQGEELGSPIADTLIQLATDMRRTDAQNSRRRAAKTIPKATMVTLVFMLPATMILIAAGMFLGSGSDFGSILGK